The sequence CGCCAGGCCCGCCGCGAGGACGGCGCAGGCGAGGTTGGCCCAGACCCAGTACGCGTACGGGCGCACGCCCCCCGCGCCCTGGTAGTACCGCTCCACCAGCAGGTGGTACGCCGTCCACCAGTTGAACCCGGCCAGCGTGAAGGCGACCGGCACCACCAGCGCGCCCAGAAGGAACGGGACCACCGGGCGGGCCGTCCGCGCGAGCACCAGGACCGCGAGCAGGACCGCCGCCATCAGCCCCAGCCCGTAACTGAGGTAGCAGGTCCACCCGAACAGCAGGCCCCCGCCCACCGCCGCGACCCCCGGGAAGCGGACCCGGCGCGTCGCCGCGAGCGCGAGCAGCGCCACCGACCAGGCGGCGACGGCGGTGAAGTACCCGTCGGCGGAGACGCCCGCCCACACGGCCGCCGGGGCGAGGACCAGGAAGGGCGCCGCCCGCCGGGCCAGGTGCTCACCGGCCAGGACGCGCACGGTGATCAGGGCGGCCAGCACCGCCGAACTGCCCACGACGACACACCAGACGGCCGCCCACGCACCCCCGCCGAGCCCGATCCGGTCCAGCCAGACGAAGGTCAGCGTGGCGCCCGGCGGGTGGCCGGCGACATGGGCGGGCCAGTTGCCGGGCTCGCCGATCACGATGTGGTTGGTGAAGTCGCGCAGGGTGGCGGGGATGTCGTCGAAGCGGTCGATGACCCGCAGGTACTCGTGCTTGGTGGTGAGGCGCCGCTCCACCCCCCGGTACCAGCCGTCGATCAGCGCCATCGAGAAGACCCAGGCGGTGGACCCGGCCCAGGCCGTCGCGAGCAGTCCGCGCCACGGCAGCCGGGCGGCGAGCGGCGGGCCGTACGCGATCACCAGCACGGCCATGGTCAGCGCGGCGGGGGTGCCGGGGCCGAGGTGCGGGTCCCAGGAGGCCAGGAGGGGCGGCCACTGGACCTGGAGGGTGCCGGTCCGGTTCTGGACGTACCGGCCGATCAGGATCGCGGCGGCGACGAGCAGGGCCGCGAGGGCGGCGGCGGTGAGGTCGTGGCGCCGGGCGCGGGCGTCGTCCGGTGGCGGGGGGCTTCCGGCCGCGGCCAGGGCGCCCGTAGGTACGCCGGGCTCGGTCCTCTCGGTGTTCTCAGCGGTGTCCTTGGTGCTGTCCTCGGTGCTGTCCTCGGTCTTCACGCTGGCACGCTATGCACGCCGGGCCGTGATCCGGTGGTACGACAGGGCCCGCGCCCGGGCACTGGGCCGTACGGGCGGCGCCGGGGCGAAGCGGGAGCCGGGGCCGCTCCCGTACGGGCTCCGGCGCCTAGCGTCGGGACCATGCCCCTGCCCGACCTCCGCCGCCTCCGTGGCGTCCGCCCGCGTACGCCCGCCGACCCCGCCTTCTGGCGCAGCCCGGTGCGCGGGGTGCGGTTCACGGCGGTGCTGGGGCTGGTCCTGCTCGTCGGGCTCACCGTGGTGGCCGTGACCGGACTGCTCTCGTACGCCGCCTACAACCCGGACCTGAACGCGGCCAACGACTCCACGCCCGACAAGGGGTGGCTCGGCTTCTACCTGTTCGCCTGGCCGACCGGGCCGCACTGGCTCTACCGGCTGACCCAGGGGGTGCACGTCACCCTCGGGATCGTGCTCGTACCCGTGCTGCTGGCGAAGCTCTGGTCGGTGATCCCGAAGCTGTTCGCGCTGCCGCCCGTACGGTCCGTGGCGCACGCCCTGGAGCGGCTCTCGCTGCTCCTCCTGGTGGGCGGGGCGCTGTTCCAGTTCCTCACCGGGCTGCTCAACATCCAGCTGGACTATCTGTTCCCGGGGTCGTTCTACCGGCTGCACTTCTACGGGGCGTGGGTGTTCCTGGCCGGGTTCGTCGCGCACACCGCCCTCAAACTGCCGCGTGCGGTACGGGTGTTGAGACGCGGGGTACCGTCCGGTCAGGCCGACGAGCTGGCCTCGCCCGATCCGCTGCCGCCGACCATCTCCCGGCGCGGGGCCTTCGCGATGGTCGGGGCCGGGTCGCTGCTCCTGCTGCTCACCTCGGCCGGGCGGAGCTTCGACGGGACGCTGCGCCGGACCGCGCTGCTCACCCCGCGCGGCGGTACGGAACCCGGGCCCGGCGGCTTCCAGATCAACAAGACGGCCGCCGCCGTCCGGATCACCGCGGCGGACCGGGGCGAGGCGTGGCGGCTGCGGGTGCGCGGGCCCGCCGGTGAATTCAGCTTCTCCCGCGAGGAGTTGCTGGCCATGGAGCTGCACACCGCCGCGCTCCCGATCGCCTGTGTGGAGGGCTGGTCCACCTCCGACCAGCTCTGGCGCGGGGTGCGGCTGCGGGATCTGGCGGTGATCGCCGGATATCCGGACCGGCCGCCGGGCGTGTTCGTGGAGTCGATCCAGCGCCGGGGGCCCTTCCGCAAGGCCGCCCTGCGCGACAACCAGGTCCGGGACCATCGGTCGCTGCTCGCGCTGGAGGTCAACGGCGCGCCCCTGACGGCCGATCACGGCCACCCGGCCCGGATCATCGTGCCGGCCGCGCCCGGGGTGCTGAACACCAAGTGGGTCGGGTCGCTGACGTTCGGGGAGCTGTGATGTCCACGAGAGAGCCCACGGGAGCGTCCACGAGAGTGGCACGGCCCCGGCGCGCGCCGTTCTCCGTACGCCGGTGGTACGGCGAGGGGCCGCTGCACCTGCTCCTGC is a genomic window of Streptomyces sp. SID8374 containing:
- a CDS encoding molybdopterin-dependent oxidoreductase, whose amino-acid sequence is MPLPDLRRLRGVRPRTPADPAFWRSPVRGVRFTAVLGLVLLVGLTVVAVTGLLSYAAYNPDLNAANDSTPDKGWLGFYLFAWPTGPHWLYRLTQGVHVTLGIVLVPVLLAKLWSVIPKLFALPPVRSVAHALERLSLLLLVGGALFQFLTGLLNIQLDYLFPGSFYRLHFYGAWVFLAGFVAHTALKLPRAVRVLRRGVPSGQADELASPDPLPPTISRRGAFAMVGAGSLLLLLTSAGRSFDGTLRRTALLTPRGGTEPGPGGFQINKTAAAVRITAADRGEAWRLRVRGPAGEFSFSREELLAMELHTAALPIACVEGWSTSDQLWRGVRLRDLAVIAGYPDRPPGVFVESIQRRGPFRKAALRDNQVRDHRSLLALEVNGAPLTADHGHPARIIVPAAPGVLNTKWVGSLTFGEL